Proteins from one Terriglobales bacterium genomic window:
- a CDS encoding radical SAM protein, whose product MLITEIYRSIQGESSFAGMPCTFVRLTGCNLRCSWCDSEYTFTGGQQMSVEEVEQRVLNLAPTGLVEITGGEPLLQEREVVPLIERLVGRGYTILLETSGERSLEKVPPAVHIIADVKCPGSAEGGSFRMENLRFLDANDEIKFVLADRADYEYARDFTRRHGLEQKVGSVIFSPAFRKDASGDRDTSHCLLDPRELAEWIVEDGLEVRLGLQIHKFIWDPATKGV is encoded by the coding sequence ATGCTGATTACCGAAATCTACCGCTCCATCCAGGGCGAGTCATCGTTCGCCGGCATGCCTTGCACCTTCGTACGCCTCACCGGCTGCAACCTGCGATGCTCCTGGTGCGACAGCGAGTACACCTTCACCGGTGGCCAGCAGATGAGTGTGGAGGAGGTCGAACAGAGGGTTCTCAACCTCGCGCCTACTGGTCTGGTCGAAATCACTGGCGGCGAGCCTCTGCTGCAGGAGCGCGAGGTCGTCCCTCTGATCGAGCGGCTGGTTGGTCGCGGCTACACCATCTTGCTCGAGACCAGTGGCGAGCGCTCGCTGGAAAAAGTTCCGCCAGCGGTACACATCATTGCCGACGTGAAGTGCCCTGGCTCGGCTGAGGGTGGAAGCTTTCGCATGGAGAACCTTCGCTTCCTCGATGCCAACGACGAGATTAAATTTGTGCTCGCTGACCGCGCAGATTACGAATATGCGCGCGACTTCACCCGCCGGCATGGACTTGAGCAAAAGGTCGGGAGCGTCATCTTCTCTCCTGCATTTCGCAAGGACGCCAGCGGAGACCGCGACACCTCCCATTGCCTGCTCGATCCCCGCGAGCTTGCAGAATGGATCGTAGAAGACGGGCTTGAAGTCCGTCTGGGCCTGCAGATTCACAAGTTCATTTGGGATCCCGCTACGAAGGGTGTGTGA
- a CDS encoding tetratricopeptide repeat protein has translation MKKLTIAVLLMLACALLVPAAWSQTATVKGKVVDENGQPVVGAVVQFYSKETGRKFELKTDKKGQYFTIGASPGTYQLTVTHNGQTLAQLSGVPVRYGEENTFDFDLAKERAAQQQAMPEAQKKQIEEVQKETSKVKGLNDKLASARAAEDAGQFDQAVQILTEATQMDPNRDLLWSNLAEAERKKAAKATDPADRKATYQKAADDYQKAIALSPKADYYNNQADALFRAGNVDGSIQAYQQAAQTNPAGAAQYYFNMGAVYTNTGKVDQAIEAFDKSIQADPNRADAYYWKGVNMMGKATLKGSKMEAPPGTAEAFNKYLELQPNGQFAQPAKDMLASMGSEVETSFGKPKAAKKTK, from the coding sequence ATGAAGAAATTAACCATCGCTGTCCTTCTCATGTTGGCTTGCGCGCTGCTGGTGCCCGCAGCCTGGAGTCAGACGGCAACTGTGAAAGGCAAGGTCGTCGACGAGAATGGCCAACCTGTGGTCGGCGCAGTGGTGCAGTTCTACAGCAAGGAGACTGGCCGCAAGTTCGAACTGAAAACCGACAAGAAGGGCCAATACTTCACCATCGGGGCGTCGCCGGGCACATACCAGTTAACCGTCACCCACAATGGTCAGACTCTGGCCCAGCTTAGTGGCGTTCCGGTGCGCTATGGGGAAGAGAACACTTTCGATTTCGATCTCGCAAAGGAGCGCGCAGCCCAGCAGCAGGCCATGCCTGAGGCCCAGAAGAAGCAGATCGAAGAAGTTCAGAAGGAAACCAGCAAGGTCAAAGGCCTGAATGACAAGCTGGCCTCAGCTCGGGCCGCCGAGGACGCGGGCCAATTTGACCAGGCCGTCCAGATCCTGACCGAGGCCACGCAGATGGATCCCAATCGCGATCTGCTGTGGTCGAACCTCGCCGAAGCGGAGCGCAAGAAGGCTGCCAAGGCGACGGACCCCGCCGACAGAAAGGCTACCTATCAAAAGGCGGCCGACGATTATCAGAAAGCAATCGCTCTTAGCCCCAAGGCCGACTATTACAACAACCAGGCCGACGCGCTGTTTCGAGCCGGCAATGTTGATGGCTCAATTCAAGCCTACCAGCAGGCAGCCCAGACCAATCCCGCAGGAGCGGCCCAGTACTACTTCAATATGGGTGCGGTCTATACCAATACCGGGAAGGTGGATCAGGCCATTGAGGCGTTTGACAAATCAATTCAGGCTGATCCCAATCGCGCCGACGCCTACTACTGGAAGGGCGTGAATATGATGGGGAAAGCCACCCTCAAGGGCAGCAAGATGGAAGCTCCCCCGGGAACCGCGGAAGCCTTCAACAAATACTTGGAGCTTCAGCCCAACGGCCAGTTTGCGCAGCCTGCAAAAGACATGCTGGCCAGCATGGGCTCCGAGGTCGAAACCAGCTTCGGCAAGCCCAAGGCAGCCAAGAAGACCAAGTAG
- the queC gene encoding 7-cyano-7-deazaguanine synthase QueC yields the protein MTTSANPPRAVVLLSGGMDSCVCASLAARDYDAAALHVSYGQRTEERERRAFLAICDRLGIKDRLIVRNPLFAAIGGSALTDTNIAVPEAAEHFPGTPPVAPGSSIPVTYVPFRNAHFLAAAVSWAEVLGAEKILIGAVEQDSSGYPDCRPAYYDAYNQAIRAGTKEGRIEVLTPLIAMRKAEIVRLGLELGAPFDLTWSCYGREDRACGVCESCVLRLRAFEAAGAPDPIPYVAAQLPASAQR from the coding sequence TTGACCACTTCCGCCAACCCTCCTCGCGCTGTTGTGCTGCTGAGCGGCGGCATGGATTCCTGTGTCTGCGCGTCGCTGGCGGCTCGTGATTACGACGCTGCCGCTTTACACGTCAGCTACGGCCAGCGCACGGAGGAGCGCGAGCGGCGCGCGTTTCTGGCGATCTGTGATCGTCTGGGTATCAAAGACCGGCTGATCGTACGCAACCCGCTATTCGCCGCGATCGGCGGCTCCGCCCTCACCGATACCAATATTGCAGTTCCCGAAGCCGCCGAACATTTCCCCGGTACGCCGCCAGTCGCCCCTGGGTCCAGCATTCCGGTTACCTACGTTCCATTCCGGAATGCGCATTTTCTGGCGGCAGCGGTGAGCTGGGCGGAGGTGCTGGGTGCGGAGAAGATCCTGATTGGCGCTGTGGAGCAGGATAGCTCTGGCTACCCGGATTGTCGTCCGGCATACTATGACGCCTACAACCAGGCGATCCGCGCCGGCACTAAAGAGGGAAGAATCGAGGTCCTGACCCCTTTGATCGCCATGCGAAAAGCCGAGATTGTGAGGCTTGGCCTTGAATTGGGCGCTCCCTTCGATTTAACGTGGTCCTGCTACGGTCGCGAAGACCGCGCCTGTGGCGTCTGTGAAAGTTGTGTGCTCCGCCTGCGTGCTTTTGAGGCCGCGGGAGCACCGGATCCAATTCCCTATGTTGCGGCCCAGCTTCCTGCCTCCGCACAGAGGTGA
- a CDS encoding S53 family peptidase gives MIALTGRALAGSPVSHVNPDVRVHPLDSSFDPNTVGGVPFCFSGSLGTILCYPPNFLKTAYDFPPATGKKGLDGTGSTIVIVDAFGSPTIQADLDLFDTTFGLPATTVDIRCGPTWTGSGSDNCPVKTIADLTTAPNAGLCGATGWANETTLDVTMSHAMAPGAKIVLVVANDCFDTSFNTAELAVVGQPGLVGSIMSQSFGEPDDLVGCLNFPCTLVDPTIKAGADQAYTTATSNNWTIIASSGDWGANEAAPVVGTIELTPSWPASSPLNLAAGGTQGQPYGGQFGGPPGSGKTFTCPANTNCNTGLVLINGGPNGCTTAVRPGVPSSCIPVGYGGEAAWNEFNVLGFGTNTGGGVSSQYGRPVYQASLPSTFPTVLGNVVPGSGRSNPDVAFNSAVYGGVMAYRGYVSPPGWAVFGGTSAAAPAWAGIIALLNQANGGPVGFITPKIYDLNHGRLKHTFQDITVGDNRFSEGAFGEDGFNAAPGYDLTTGWGTPDVSWFIKNMQK, from the coding sequence ATGATCGCGCTGACAGGACGAGCGCTGGCTGGCTCACCGGTAAGCCACGTCAATCCAGATGTGCGGGTACATCCCCTCGACTCCTCGTTTGATCCCAATACAGTGGGCGGAGTGCCGTTCTGCTTTAGCGGCTCTCTCGGGACAATATTGTGTTACCCGCCCAATTTCCTGAAAACGGCGTACGATTTTCCGCCAGCAACGGGAAAGAAGGGCCTCGACGGCACAGGTTCAACAATCGTGATCGTCGATGCATTTGGCAGCCCGACAATTCAGGCCGACCTGGACCTGTTCGACACCACATTTGGGCTCCCAGCTACGACGGTTGACATACGCTGTGGGCCAACCTGGACTGGCTCAGGGTCCGACAACTGTCCGGTGAAAACCATCGCGGACCTCACTACTGCGCCTAACGCAGGTCTATGTGGCGCCACCGGATGGGCGAATGAAACCACTCTCGACGTGACCATGTCTCACGCGATGGCACCGGGAGCAAAGATCGTGCTCGTAGTGGCTAACGACTGCTTCGATACCAGCTTCAATACAGCGGAACTCGCTGTGGTCGGGCAGCCTGGCCTGGTAGGGAGCATAATGTCGCAAAGCTTTGGGGAGCCTGACGACCTAGTCGGGTGTCTTAACTTCCCCTGCACACTGGTTGACCCCACCATCAAGGCTGGCGCCGATCAAGCCTACACGACAGCTACGAGCAACAATTGGACCATTATCGCCTCAAGCGGAGACTGGGGAGCAAACGAGGCGGCCCCTGTGGTCGGCACCATCGAATTGACTCCGTCGTGGCCAGCATCGAGCCCTCTGAATCTTGCCGCCGGCGGAACGCAGGGACAACCCTATGGAGGCCAGTTTGGAGGTCCCCCGGGCTCGGGCAAGACCTTTACTTGTCCTGCCAACACCAACTGCAATACGGGTCTGGTGCTAATCAACGGTGGTCCGAACGGATGCACGACAGCAGTGAGGCCTGGGGTTCCTTCCAGTTGCATTCCGGTAGGCTATGGCGGAGAGGCGGCGTGGAACGAATTCAACGTCCTCGGTTTTGGAACAAACACCGGTGGAGGCGTAAGCTCGCAGTACGGAAGACCGGTCTACCAAGCGAGCCTTCCTTCTACATTTCCAACCGTGCTGGGCAACGTAGTCCCGGGTTCGGGACGATCGAATCCTGACGTAGCGTTCAACTCGGCGGTTTACGGCGGCGTGATGGCCTACCGAGGGTATGTATCCCCGCCGGGATGGGCCGTATTCGGGGGGACGAGCGCGGCAGCACCGGCTTGGGCTGGAATCATTGCACTATTGAACCAGGCAAACGGTGGTCCCGTGGGCTTCATTACCCCGAAGATCTATGACCTGAACCACGGGCGGCTCAAGCATACTTTCCAGGACATAACCGTCGGGGATAACCGTTTCTCCGAAGGCGCCTTTGGAGAAGACGGATTCAACGCCGCTCCGGGATATGACCTGACGACTGGCTGGGGAACGCCCGACGTTTCCTGGTTCATCAAGAACATGCAGAAGTAG
- the queD gene encoding 6-carboxytetrahydropterin synthase QueD yields the protein MFEVSVEDSFAAGHALRGYRGKCENPHGHNYKVRITLHGEQLDNIGLLYDFKDLKAAMGEIIDRLDHQYLNDIAPFTALNPSAENMAKYFYDEASARLREATQGRVRVKEVRVWETDTTTATYFE from the coding sequence ATGTTCGAAGTCAGCGTAGAAGACTCATTTGCCGCGGGCCACGCGCTGCGCGGGTATCGCGGCAAGTGCGAAAATCCCCACGGGCATAACTACAAGGTTCGCATCACACTCCACGGTGAGCAGCTCGACAACATAGGCCTGCTCTACGATTTCAAGGACCTTAAGGCGGCCATGGGCGAGATCATCGACCGGCTGGATCATCAATATCTCAACGACATCGCACCCTTCACGGCCCTGAACCCCTCCGCCGAAAACATGGCGAAGTATTTCTACGACGAAGCTTCTGCCCGCCTGCGCGAAGCCACCCAAGGCCGCGTCCGCGTCAAGGAAGTGAGAGTCTGGGAGACGGACACCACGACCGCGACCTACTTCGAGTGA